A window from Mycobacterium saskatchewanense encodes these proteins:
- a CDS encoding NifU family protein, with product MTDRPNPDNDMQWRAAGDRIQTLLDSCAAGGTGAYERAQQLVREVVGLYGAGLERIMQLAGPGVAERLATDDLVASLLLVHGLHPHDVHRRVSDALDRVRPYLGSHGGDVELLSIDGDTARLAFRGSCKSCPSSAVTLELAVEDAVRAAAPEIVAIEVVTADSAPSGPAVIPPESLLAQVRSGWHPLPELAELEAGDVAGFLVAGAALLVCRIGDLPLAYRDHCPVCDDSLAGAHLRETLLGCPRCGTQFDVVHAGTGPDGAHLEPVPLLLREGVPSVALAEPTGARA from the coding sequence ATGACGGATCGCCCGAACCCCGACAACGACATGCAGTGGCGCGCGGCGGGCGATCGGATCCAGACCCTGCTGGACTCCTGCGCGGCGGGCGGGACGGGCGCGTACGAACGCGCGCAGCAGCTGGTCCGCGAGGTGGTGGGTTTGTACGGGGCCGGGCTGGAAAGGATCATGCAGTTGGCCGGCCCCGGGGTAGCCGAGCGGCTGGCCACCGACGACCTGGTGGCCAGCCTGCTCCTCGTCCACGGCCTGCACCCCCACGACGTGCACCGGCGGGTGTCCGACGCACTGGACCGGGTGCGGCCCTACCTGGGCTCGCACGGCGGCGACGTGGAGCTGCTCTCGATCGACGGGGACACCGCCCGGCTGGCCTTCCGCGGCAGCTGCAAGAGCTGCCCGTCGTCGGCGGTGACCCTGGAACTCGCGGTCGAGGACGCCGTCCGGGCGGCGGCCCCGGAGATCGTCGCGATTGAGGTGGTGACCGCCGACTCTGCGCCGTCTGGTCCGGCCGTCATACCCCCCGAATCCCTGCTGGCCCAAGTGCGTTCGGGCTGGCATCCGCTGCCCGAACTGGCCGAGCTGGAGGCCGGTGACGTGGCGGGGTTCCTGGTGGCGGGCGCCGCGCTGCTGGTCTGCCGGATCGGCGACCTGCCGCTGGCCTATCGCGACCATTGTCCGGTGTGTGACGATTCCCTGGCGGGTGCGCACCTTCGCGAGACACTGCTGGGATGCCCGCGCTGCGGCACGCAATTCGACGTCGTGCACGCGGGCACCGGGCCCGACGGCGCCCACCTCGAGCCGGTCCCCCTGCTGCTCCGCGAGGGCGTGCCTTCGGTGGCACTGGCCGAACCGACGGGAGCCCGCGCATGA
- a CDS encoding NADH-quinone oxidoreductase subunit B family protein: MPTEAAVKAEETLIHVLWINAGLSCDGDSVALTAATQPSVEEIALGALPGLPKVAVHWPLIDFECGPNGGADDFLEWFFRADRGELEPFVLVVEGSIPNEKIKDEGYWCGFGNDPATGQPITTSEWLDRLAPKATAIVAVGTCATYGGIHAMAGNPTGAMGVPDYLGWDWKSKAGIPIVCVPGCPIHPDNLSETLTYLLYMATGQAPMIPLDDALRPQWLFGKTVHEGCDRAGYYEQGDFATEYGSPKCIVKLGCWGPVVKCNVPKRGWINGVGGCPNVGGICIGCTMPGFPDKFMPFMDEPPGGKLSSTASGLYGAVIRNLRGITARTVDKEPRWRHNGNQLTTGARRTW, from the coding sequence ATGCCAACAGAAGCGGCAGTCAAAGCAGAAGAAACGTTGATCCATGTTTTATGGATCAATGCGGGGCTAAGTTGTGACGGCGACTCGGTGGCGTTGACTGCCGCCACCCAGCCCAGCGTCGAGGAGATCGCGCTGGGAGCCCTTCCCGGCCTGCCGAAGGTCGCCGTCCACTGGCCCCTGATCGACTTCGAATGCGGACCCAACGGGGGCGCGGACGACTTCCTCGAGTGGTTTTTCAGAGCCGACCGCGGCGAACTCGAACCGTTCGTGCTCGTCGTCGAGGGATCCATCCCTAACGAGAAGATCAAGGACGAGGGCTACTGGTGCGGGTTCGGCAACGACCCGGCGACCGGGCAACCGATCACCACCAGCGAGTGGCTCGACCGGCTGGCCCCGAAAGCCACCGCGATCGTCGCCGTGGGGACCTGCGCCACCTACGGCGGCATCCACGCCATGGCCGGCAACCCGACCGGGGCGATGGGCGTTCCCGACTACCTCGGCTGGGACTGGAAGAGCAAGGCGGGCATCCCGATCGTCTGCGTCCCCGGTTGCCCGATCCACCCGGACAACCTGTCGGAGACCCTCACGTACCTGCTGTACATGGCGACCGGCCAGGCCCCGATGATTCCACTCGACGACGCGCTGCGTCCGCAGTGGCTGTTCGGTAAGACCGTGCACGAGGGGTGTGACCGCGCCGGCTACTACGAGCAGGGCGACTTCGCGACCGAGTACGGGTCGCCGAAATGCATTGTGAAGCTTGGTTGTTGGGGCCCAGTCGTAAAGTGCAACGTGCCCAAGCGCGGGTGGATCAACGGTGTTGGCGGCTGCCCAAACGTCGGCGGCATCTGCATCGGCTGCACCATGCCGGGCTTCCCGGACAAATTCATGCCGTTCATGGACGAGCCGCCGGGCGGCAAGCTTTCCAGCACGGCGTCGGGGCTGTACGGGGCCGTGATTCGCAACCTGAGGGGTATCACGGCGCGCACCGTCGACAAGGAGCCGCGCTGGCGTCACAACGGCAACCAACTGACCACCGGAGCGCGCCGCACCTGGTAA
- the mtr gene encoding mycothione reductase, protein METYDLAIIGSGSGNTILDDRYADKRTAICEQGTFGGTCLNVGCIPTKMFVYVAEVAATIRDAARFGIDAHVDRVRWDDIVSRVFGRIDPISMSGEDYRRSAPNVDLYGRTRFGPVQPDGAYLLRTDAGEEFTADQVVVAAGSRPMIPPAILECGVAHHTSDTIMRIPELPEHLAIVGSGFVAAEFAHVFSSLGVRVTLVARGSTMLRHCDDTICKRFTRLASAKWEVRTHRNVVGGSNRGSGIALELDDGSTLSADLLLVATGRLPNGDLLDAEQAGVDVEGGRVVVDEYQRTSARGVFALGDVSSPYQLKHVANHEARVVQHNLLCDWDDTPSMAVTDHRFVPAAVFTDPQLAAVGLTENQARTQGFDISVAIENYGDVAYGWAMEDGTGIVKLIAERTSGRLLGAHVVGHQASSIIQPLIQAMSFGLTAQEMARGQYWIHPALPEVVENALLALRRP, encoded by the coding sequence GTGGAGACCTACGATCTCGCGATCATCGGAAGCGGTTCGGGCAACACCATTCTCGACGACCGCTACGCGGACAAGCGGACCGCGATCTGCGAGCAGGGCACCTTCGGTGGCACCTGCCTCAACGTCGGGTGCATTCCCACGAAGATGTTCGTCTACGTCGCCGAGGTCGCCGCGACGATCCGCGACGCCGCGCGGTTCGGCATCGACGCGCACGTCGACAGGGTGCGCTGGGACGACATCGTCTCCCGGGTCTTCGGCCGCATCGACCCGATCTCGATGAGCGGCGAGGACTACCGGCGCAGTGCGCCCAACGTTGATCTGTACGGCCGCACGCGGTTCGGACCCGTCCAGCCCGACGGGGCCTACCTGCTGCGCACCGACGCCGGCGAAGAGTTCACCGCCGATCAGGTGGTGGTCGCGGCGGGATCGCGTCCCATGATTCCGCCGGCCATCCTCGAGTGCGGCGTCGCGCATCACACCAGCGACACCATCATGCGCATCCCCGAGTTGCCCGAACACCTGGCCATCGTCGGGAGTGGTTTCGTGGCAGCCGAATTCGCCCACGTCTTCTCGTCACTCGGGGTGCGCGTCACGCTCGTGGCCAGGGGCAGCACCATGCTGCGGCACTGCGACGACACCATCTGCAAGCGGTTCACCCGCCTCGCGTCGGCCAAGTGGGAAGTGCGCACCCATCGCAACGTGGTGGGGGGCTCCAACCGAGGTTCCGGGATCGCCCTCGAGCTCGACGACGGCAGCACGCTGAGCGCCGACCTACTGCTGGTGGCGACCGGACGGCTGCCCAACGGCGATCTGCTCGACGCCGAGCAGGCGGGCGTCGACGTCGAGGGCGGCCGTGTCGTCGTCGACGAATACCAGCGGACCTCCGCCCGCGGGGTGTTCGCCCTCGGTGACGTCTCGTCGCCGTATCAGCTCAAACACGTCGCCAACCACGAGGCCCGCGTCGTGCAGCACAACCTGCTCTGCGATTGGGATGACACGCCGTCGATGGCCGTCACCGACCACCGCTTCGTGCCGGCGGCGGTGTTCACCGACCCGCAGCTGGCCGCCGTCGGCTTGACCGAGAATCAGGCGCGCACACAGGGATTCGACATATCGGTCGCGATCGAGAACTACGGCGACGTCGCCTATGGCTGGGCGATGGAGGACGGCACCGGGATCGTCAAGCTCATCGCGGAACGCACCAGTGGTCGGCTGCTGGGCGCGCATGTCGTGGGGCATCAGGCGTCGTCGATCATCCAACCGCTGATTCAGGCCATGAGCTTCGGGCTGACAGCCCAGGAAATGGCCCGCGGCCAGTACTGGATCCACCCGGCACTGCCCGAGGTGGTCGAGAACGCGCTGCTGGCCCTGCGCCGGCCCTAG
- a CDS encoding nickel-dependent hydrogenase large subunit yields the protein MTTIVPEPTTAKREPGQLVDMAWDPITRIVGSLGIYTKIDFENREVVECHSTSSIFRGYSIFMKGKDPRDAHFITSRICGICGDNHATCSCYAQNMAYGVKPPHLGEWIVNLGEAAEYMFDHNIFQENLVGVDFCEKMVAETNPSVLALAEKTPAPQAGAHGYRTIADIMRSLNPFSGEFYREALAVSRWTREMFCLMEGRHVHPSTLYPGGVGTVATIQLMTDYMTRLMRYVEFMKKVVPMHDDLFDFFYTALPGYEKVGLRRTLLGCWGSFQDPEVCNFEYKDMERWGNAMFVTPGVVVDGKLVTHSLVDINLGIRILLGSSYYDDWTEQEMFVKTDPLGNAVDRRHPWNQHTNPHPQKRDLDGGKYSWVMSPRWFDGKDHLALDTGGGPLARLWSTALAGLVDIGYVKATGNSVKINLPKTALKGPVEFEWKIPKYGSNTIERDRARTYFQAYAAACALHFAEKALAEIRAGRTKTWEKFEVPDEAIGCGFTEAVRGVLSHHLVIRDGKIANYHPYPPTPWNANPRDSYGTPGPYEDAVQGQPIFEENSRENFKGIDVMRTVRSFDPCLPCGVHMYLGKGKTLERLHTPTQSPVGA from the coding sequence ATGACAACTATCGTCCCCGAACCGACCACAGCCAAGCGGGAGCCGGGCCAGCTCGTCGACATGGCGTGGGACCCGATCACCCGGATCGTCGGCAGCCTCGGGATCTACACCAAGATCGACTTCGAGAACCGGGAGGTCGTCGAATGCCACAGCACCTCGTCGATCTTCCGTGGCTACTCGATCTTCATGAAGGGCAAGGACCCTCGCGACGCCCACTTCATCACCAGCCGCATCTGCGGAATCTGCGGCGACAACCACGCGACGTGTTCGTGCTATGCGCAGAACATGGCGTACGGGGTCAAGCCGCCGCACCTCGGCGAGTGGATCGTCAACCTCGGCGAGGCCGCGGAATACATGTTCGACCACAACATATTCCAGGAAAACCTGGTCGGCGTGGACTTCTGCGAGAAGATGGTCGCCGAGACGAACCCGAGCGTGCTCGCCCTGGCCGAGAAGACCCCGGCGCCGCAGGCCGGCGCCCACGGTTACCGGACGATCGCCGACATCATGCGGTCGCTCAACCCGTTCAGCGGTGAGTTCTACCGCGAGGCGCTGGCCGTCAGCCGGTGGACGCGAGAGATGTTCTGCCTCATGGAGGGTCGCCACGTGCACCCGTCCACGCTGTATCCCGGCGGGGTCGGCACGGTCGCCACGATCCAGCTGATGACCGATTACATGACCCGGCTCATGCGCTACGTCGAGTTCATGAAGAAGGTCGTGCCCATGCACGACGACCTGTTCGACTTCTTCTACACCGCACTGCCCGGTTACGAGAAGGTCGGTCTGCGCCGCACCCTGCTCGGCTGCTGGGGCTCCTTCCAGGACCCCGAGGTGTGCAACTTCGAGTACAAGGACATGGAACGCTGGGGTAATGCGATGTTCGTGACGCCCGGCGTGGTCGTGGACGGCAAGCTGGTCACCCACTCGCTGGTCGACATCAATCTCGGCATCCGGATCCTTTTGGGCAGTTCGTATTACGACGACTGGACCGAGCAGGAGATGTTCGTCAAGACCGACCCGCTGGGCAACGCGGTCGACCGGCGCCACCCGTGGAACCAGCACACCAACCCCCATCCGCAAAAGCGTGACCTGGACGGCGGCAAGTACAGCTGGGTGATGTCGCCACGCTGGTTCGACGGCAAGGACCACCTGGCGCTGGATACCGGCGGCGGTCCGCTGGCCCGCCTGTGGTCGACCGCCCTGGCCGGCCTGGTCGACATCGGCTACGTCAAGGCGACCGGCAATTCCGTCAAGATCAACCTCCCCAAGACCGCACTCAAGGGCCCGGTCGAATTCGAGTGGAAGATCCCGAAGTACGGCAGCAACACCATCGAACGCGACCGGGCGCGCACCTACTTCCAGGCCTACGCGGCGGCGTGCGCGCTGCACTTCGCCGAGAAGGCCCTGGCCGAGATCCGCGCCGGCCGCACGAAGACGTGGGAAAAGTTCGAGGTGCCCGACGAAGCCATCGGCTGCGGCTTCACCGAGGCGGTACGCGGCGTGCTCAGCCACCATCTGGTGATCCGGGACGGCAAGATCGCCAACTATCACCCGTATCCGCCCACGCCCTGGAACGCCAACCCGCGCGACAGCTACGGCACGCCCGGACCCTACGAGGACGCGGTGCAGGGCCAGCCGATCTTCGAGGAGAACAGCCGCGAGAACTTCAAGGGCATCGACGTCATGCGCACGGTCCGCAGCTTCGACCCGTGCCTGCCCTGCGGCGTCCACATGTACCTGGGGAAGGGAAAGACTCTGGAGAGATTGCACACGCCAACCCAGTCGCCCGTCGGGGCGTGA
- a CDS encoding alpha/beta hydrolase, whose translation MPDVLPGYWQLTIPLGTDPAGEGDIAATLVRRGSEADARGADHAVLAVHGYTDYFFHTALADHFAGRGFAFYALDLRKCGRSRRDGQTPHFITDLAHYDAELGQALAVIGAQTGPAQVLVYGHSAGGLIVSLWLDRLRARRAPAHAGVGGLVLNSPFLDLHGPAVLRHAATSTLLAGLSRFRSKGVVRPPRPGGYGTTLHRDFGGEFDYDLQWKPVGGFPITLGWLHAVRRGQARLHRGLDVGVPSLILRSDHSVREVADPMAMHCGDAVLDVAQIARWSGCIGDRTTVVPVADAKHDVFLSLPQPRRTAYRQLDRWLDHYLSPDDIDATASSDKG comes from the coding sequence ATGCCCGACGTCCTGCCCGGCTATTGGCAGCTGACGATCCCGCTGGGAACCGATCCCGCCGGTGAGGGCGACATCGCCGCGACGCTGGTCCGGCGCGGCTCGGAGGCGGATGCCCGCGGCGCCGACCACGCGGTGCTCGCGGTCCACGGCTACACCGACTACTTCTTCCACACCGCGCTGGCGGACCACTTCGCCGGCCGGGGGTTCGCCTTCTACGCGCTGGACCTGCGGAAGTGCGGCCGGTCGCGCCGCGACGGCCAGACCCCGCACTTCATCACCGACCTCGCCCATTACGACGCCGAACTCGGGCAGGCCCTGGCGGTCATCGGCGCCCAGACCGGCCCGGCCCAGGTCCTGGTGTACGGCCACTCCGCGGGCGGGCTCATCGTGTCGCTCTGGTTGGACCGGCTGCGCGCGCGCCGGGCACCCGCGCACGCCGGAGTCGGCGGACTGGTTCTCAACAGCCCGTTCCTGGACTTGCACGGGCCGGCCGTCCTGCGCCACGCCGCGACCTCGACGCTGCTCGCCGGCCTGTCGCGATTTCGGTCGAAGGGCGTGGTCCGTCCGCCCAGACCCGGCGGTTACGGCACCACCCTGCACCGCGATTTCGGCGGGGAGTTCGACTACGACCTGCAGTGGAAACCGGTCGGCGGCTTTCCCATCACCCTCGGCTGGCTGCACGCCGTGCGCCGCGGCCAGGCGCGGCTGCACCGCGGGCTCGACGTCGGCGTCCCGAGCCTGATCCTGCGCTCGGACCACAGCGTGCGCGAGGTCGCGGACCCGATGGCGATGCATTGCGGCGACGCGGTTCTCGACGTCGCCCAGATCGCCAGGTGGTCCGGGTGCATCGGGGACCGCACCACCGTCGTGCCGGTGGCCGACGCCAAACACGATGTGTTCTTGTCGCTGCCGCAGCCGCGCCGGACCGCCTACCGCCAGCTGGACCGGTGGCTGGATCACTATCTGAGCCCGGACGACATCGACGCCACGGCGTCGTCGGACAAGGGTTGA
- the hypB gene encoding hydrogenase nickel incorporation protein HypB, which translates to MGRFHRHEDGTVHTHDDGDHDHDHDHDHDHDHGDHSGYRTGAQRIEVLESIFAENDVLAEANRSAFESNGIRALNLMSSPGSGKTTILQATLDELAGEFAIGVIEGDIATDLDAAKLSGRGAQISLLNTSNGFGGECHLDAPMVNRALPGLDLPALDLVIVENVGNLVCPAEFDVGEHAKAMVYSVTEGEDKPLKYPVMFRSVDVVLLNKIDLVPYLDVDVDTYLQHVRKVNATAEILPVSARTGAGMAAWFDWLRRFAGPS; encoded by the coding sequence ATGGGTAGGTTCCACCGGCACGAGGACGGCACCGTGCACACCCACGACGACGGCGATCACGACCACGATCACGACCACGACCACGACCACGACCACGGCGACCACAGCGGCTACCGGACGGGCGCTCAACGCATCGAGGTACTGGAGTCGATCTTCGCGGAGAACGACGTCCTCGCCGAGGCCAACCGGTCGGCGTTCGAGAGCAACGGGATCCGCGCGCTCAACCTGATGAGCTCGCCCGGGTCGGGCAAGACCACCATCCTGCAGGCGACGCTCGACGAGCTCGCCGGCGAATTCGCGATCGGGGTGATCGAGGGTGACATCGCGACCGACCTCGACGCGGCCAAGCTCAGCGGTCGCGGCGCCCAGATCTCACTGCTCAACACCAGCAACGGGTTTGGCGGGGAATGCCACCTCGACGCCCCCATGGTCAACCGCGCGCTGCCCGGCCTCGACCTGCCGGCGCTGGACCTGGTGATCGTCGAAAACGTCGGCAACCTGGTTTGCCCGGCCGAGTTCGACGTGGGCGAGCACGCCAAGGCCATGGTCTACTCGGTGACCGAGGGCGAGGACAAGCCGCTCAAGTACCCGGTCATGTTCCGGTCGGTTGATGTGGTGTTGCTCAACAAGATTGACCTCGTGCCTTACCTCGACGTCGACGTCGACACCTACCTCCAGCACGTGCGCAAGGTCAATGCGACGGCGGAGATCCTGCCGGTGAGCGCGCGCACCGGAGCCGGCATGGCCGCCTGGTTCGACTGGCTTCGGCGATTCGCCGGACCGAGCTGA
- a CDS encoding DUF5947 family protein, whose amino-acid sequence MTTPYDVLARITGDRRAPEPAGERCEMCAESIADEHQHVVNVTARQLMCVCRACYLLFTDTQAELRYRAVPDRYLAFPDFALDRRAWESLQIPVGVAFFFANSALGRTVAFYPGPAGACESELDLDAWNAVGGSDSRVGLLADDVEALLVRVPDDETAPPETYLVPIDACYEFVGRLRLLWRGFDGGQEARAFIDGFFAEIAARAVVAQGAPT is encoded by the coding sequence ATGACGACGCCCTACGACGTCCTGGCTCGCATCACCGGCGACCGGCGCGCACCCGAGCCGGCCGGCGAGCGGTGCGAGATGTGTGCGGAGTCGATCGCCGACGAGCACCAGCACGTCGTCAATGTGACCGCCCGACAGCTGATGTGCGTCTGCCGCGCCTGCTACCTGTTGTTCACCGACACGCAGGCCGAGCTGCGCTACCGGGCGGTGCCGGACCGGTATCTGGCGTTCCCCGACTTCGCGCTGGACCGTCGCGCCTGGGAGAGCCTGCAGATCCCGGTCGGCGTCGCCTTCTTCTTCGCGAACTCCGCACTGGGGCGGACCGTCGCCTTCTACCCCGGCCCCGCGGGCGCGTGCGAGTCCGAACTCGATCTGGACGCGTGGAACGCCGTCGGCGGCTCGGACTCGCGGGTGGGGCTGCTGGCCGACGACGTGGAGGCGCTGCTCGTCCGGGTACCGGACGACGAAACCGCCCCGCCCGAAACCTATCTCGTACCGATCGACGCGTGCTACGAGTTCGTCGGCCGCCTGCGCCTGCTGTGGCGGGGATTCGACGGCGGGCAGGAGGCGCGGGCGTTCATCGACGGTTTCTTCGCCGAGATCGCGGCCCGCGCGGTCGTCGCGCAGGGGGCGCCGACATGA
- the nicT gene encoding Nickel transporter NicT: MASTELDWRPSWMVNLGSALAPAEWWRLGSMLAVIVALHLVGWLTLVLFVEPGQFSMGGKAFGVGIGLTAYTLGMRHAFDADHIAAIDNTTRKLMNDGQRPLAVGFFFSLGHSTVVFGLAVLLATGVKTIVGPVEDDSSSLHHYTGLIGTSVSGVFLYAIALINVVILAGILRMFARLRRGDYDEAELERQLDNRGLINRLLGRYTKSITRSWHCYPVGLLFGLGFDTATEIALLVLAGTSAAAGLPWYAILCLPVLFTAGMCLLDTVDGSFMNFAYGWAFSNPVRKIYYNITITALSVVVALLIGTVELLTLLADQFGWRGGFWQWVSGLNLNAVGYIIVGMFVVTWAVALLVWRFGRIEEKWSPADPTG; encoded by the coding sequence GTGGCCAGTACCGAGCTCGACTGGCGACCGTCATGGATGGTCAATCTGGGCAGCGCCCTGGCGCCCGCCGAGTGGTGGCGGCTGGGATCGATGCTGGCGGTGATCGTCGCCCTGCACCTGGTCGGCTGGCTCACCCTGGTGTTGTTCGTCGAGCCGGGGCAATTCAGCATGGGCGGCAAGGCATTCGGGGTCGGGATCGGGCTGACCGCGTACACCCTGGGCATGCGCCACGCGTTCGACGCCGACCACATCGCCGCCATCGACAACACCACCCGCAAGCTCATGAACGACGGGCAGCGCCCGCTGGCGGTGGGCTTCTTCTTCTCCCTCGGCCATTCCACGGTGGTCTTCGGGCTGGCGGTCCTGCTGGCCACCGGCGTCAAGACGATCGTCGGGCCTGTCGAGGACGACTCGTCGTCCCTGCACCACTACACCGGCCTGATCGGCACCAGCGTGTCCGGCGTGTTCCTGTACGCGATCGCCCTCATCAACGTCGTGATCCTGGCCGGGATCCTGCGCATGTTCGCCCGGCTGCGCCGCGGCGACTACGACGAGGCCGAGCTGGAACGGCAACTCGACAACCGCGGGCTGATCAACCGGCTACTCGGCCGGTACACCAAGTCGATCACCAGGTCCTGGCACTGCTACCCCGTCGGACTGCTGTTCGGGCTCGGCTTCGACACGGCCACCGAGATCGCCCTGCTGGTGCTCGCGGGAACCAGCGCGGCGGCGGGGCTGCCGTGGTACGCGATCCTGTGCCTGCCCGTGCTGTTCACCGCCGGCATGTGCCTATTGGACACCGTCGACGGCTCGTTCATGAACTTCGCCTACGGGTGGGCCTTCTCCAACCCGGTCCGCAAGATCTACTACAACATCACCATCACCGCGCTGTCGGTGGTCGTCGCCCTGCTCATCGGCACCGTCGAGCTGCTCACCCTGCTCGCCGACCAGTTCGGCTGGCGCGGCGGGTTCTGGCAGTGGGTCAGCGGGCTCAACCTCAACGCCGTCGGCTACATCATCGTCGGCATGTTCGTCGTCACCTGGGCCGTCGCCCTGCTGGTGTGGCGGTTCGGCCGCATCGAGGAGAAGTGGAGCCCGGCCGATCCCACCGGCTGA
- a CDS encoding hydrogenase maturation nickel metallochaperone HypA: MHELSLCEAIAGVVKTHADGRHVDVVRVRVGALRQVVPESLSFCWTLVRDSENMPDAELELECVGAEVRCRECGQQSEITSAWSVWCPRCDSTDVEVVTGNEFLVTSLDVS, from the coding sequence GTGCATGAGCTGTCGCTGTGCGAAGCCATCGCCGGAGTGGTCAAGACACACGCCGACGGCCGGCACGTCGACGTGGTGCGCGTGCGGGTCGGGGCGCTGCGCCAGGTGGTGCCCGAATCGCTGTCGTTCTGCTGGACGCTCGTCCGGGACTCAGAGAACATGCCCGACGCCGAGCTGGAACTCGAGTGCGTCGGCGCCGAGGTGCGGTGCCGGGAGTGCGGGCAACAATCGGAGATCACGTCGGCATGGTCGGTCTGGTGCCCGCGATGTGACAGCACCGACGTCGAGGTGGTCACCGGCAACGAATTCCTGGTGACGTCGTTGGACGTCTCGTGA
- a CDS encoding Fur family transcriptional regulator, whose amino-acid sequence MTPKPSVLDPSVTARIGDLLRARGLRRMASRIQVLAVLEPVNGHLPVAEIHQRVRACLPPGAQPPDVATIYRTVTTLVEQEVLHALTLDGGVTTYGLATAPHHHAVCTQCGAIIEVPARQLSSALEHAMAGSSFALSEAAGLTLRGLCPDCQS is encoded by the coding sequence GTGACGCCCAAGCCGTCGGTTCTGGATCCCTCCGTGACCGCCCGGATCGGTGATCTCCTGCGCGCCCGCGGTCTGCGCCGGATGGCGTCACGCATCCAGGTCTTGGCGGTGCTCGAGCCGGTCAACGGTCACCTGCCGGTGGCGGAGATCCACCAGCGGGTCCGCGCCTGCTTGCCGCCGGGCGCTCAGCCGCCCGACGTGGCGACCATCTACCGCACTGTGACCACCCTGGTCGAACAGGAAGTGCTGCACGCGCTGACCCTCGACGGCGGCGTCACGACCTATGGACTGGCGACCGCCCCGCACCACCACGCGGTCTGCACGCAATGCGGGGCGATCATCGAGGTGCCCGCGCGTCAGCTCAGCTCGGCGCTCGAGCACGCCATGGCCGGCAGTTCGTTTGCGCTGTCCGAGGCGGCGGGCCTGACGCTGCGCGGCCTGTGCCCAGACTGCCAGAGCTGA